A single region of the Malaclemys terrapin pileata isolate rMalTer1 chromosome 4, rMalTer1.hap1, whole genome shotgun sequence genome encodes:
- the VPS18 gene encoding vacuolar protein sorting-associated protein 18 homolog encodes MASILDEYEDSLSRSASLQQSRGNVGIPHSGYVNARLEKETPIFNKQRIDFTPPEKINSLVVSCNQLCMSLGRDTLFRIDLGKADEPNQVELGRKDEARVYKMFLDHTGSHLVIALNTSECLYLNRSAQKVRTLSRWKGHLIESVGWNKFLGSETNTGPILVGTAQGQIYEAEISVSEGSLFSTNPDQYFRLVYSLEEEAGPTPVCCLEIERALDGKCFIIATTRKRLFQFVGKVPEGTEQQGFAFVFGMHADHLPSFREFPASFGYSEIAFYTPKLRSSPRSFAWMMGNGVLYGTLDYGRPDSILSDERVWEYPSDVDVAANKPISIVLTQFHFLLLLPDRVKAVCTLNGQVVFQDLFLEKFGSLKRMIKDPTVGQIWIHTEKVVFRYHVQRESRDVWKMYMNINKFDLAKEYCKDRPECLDIVLAREAEHSFQNKRYLDSAKCYALTQNYFEEIALKFIEAKQEEALMEFLLKKLASLKSSEKTQTTLLTTWLTELYLNRLGALEGDTSKRNLYEETREKFCSFLSSPRNKECLFNNRASIYELLASHGDTEHMVYFSVIMQDYERVVAHHCQHDDYDEALTVLTRHRDEKLFYKFSPVLIQHIPKKVVDAWISMSTKLDARKLIPALVNYSQSGSTQQISEAIRYMEFCVCELEETEQAIHNYLLSLYALCRPDSLLSYLEQAGTNPNRIHYDLKYALRLCAEHGHHRACVHVYKVMELYEEAVDLALQVDVDLAKSCADLPEEDEELRKKLWLKIARHVVQEEKDVKKAMACLSSCNLLKIEDVLPFFPDFVTIDHFKEAICNSLEDYNRHIEELKREMEEATQSAKRIREDIQEMRNKYGSVEPQEKCAACDFPLLNRPFYLFLCGHMFHYDCLFQAVFPNLPAYKQAKLEDLQKKLGATSQPSKAHHRPKDTDATSLGKGQQSREQIKADIDDIVAAECVYCGELMIRSIDKPFIDPQKYEEERQSWL; translated from the exons GGTATGTGAATGCTCGGCTGGAGAAGGAGACTCCGATATTTAACAAGCAAAGGATTGATTTCACTCCTCCAGAGAAAATTAACAGCCTTGTGGTCTCCTGTAACCAGCTCTGTATGAGCCTTGGCAGAGACACGCTTTTCAG GATTGATCTTGGCAAGGCAGATGAACCTAATCAGGTAGAGCTGGGACGCAAGGATGAAGCCAGAGTCTACAAGATGTTTTTGGACCACACAG GATCTCACCTTGTGATTGCACTGAACACTAGTGAATGCCTGTATTTGAACAGAAGTGCTCAGAAGGTGCGGACACTTTCCCGCTGGAAAGGTCACTTGATTGAAAGTGTGGGCTGGAACAAGTTTCTGGGTTCAGAGACTAACACTGGTCCTATCTTGGTGGGGACAGCCCAGGGCCAAATATATGAGGCTGAGATCTCTGTCAGCGAGGGAAGTCTCTTCAGCACTAATCCGGACCAGTATTTCCGACTGGTCTATTCCTtagaggaggaggcagggccgaCCCCCGTCTGCTGTCTGGAAATAGAGCGAGCGCTCGATGGGAAATGTTTTATCATTGCCACTACTCGTAAGAGACTCTTCCAGTTTGTTGGCAAAGTGCCTGAGGGGACGGAGCAGCAGGGCTTTGCCTTCGTGTTTGGCATGCATGCAGACCACTTGCCCAGCTTCCGAGAGTTCCCAGCCAGCTTTGGCTACAGCGAAATAGCATTTTACACTCCAAAGCTACGCTCCTCCCCACGCTCCTTTGCCTGGATGATGGGAAATGGTGTCTTGTATGGTACATTGGACTATGGACGGCCTGACTCTATTCTGAGTGATGAACGGGTCTGGGAATATCCTTCTGATGTAGACGTGGCAGCTAACAAGCCGATCTCCATAGTGCTCACCCAGTTCCACTTCCTGCTGCTACTGCCTGACAGAGTGAAGGCTGTGTGCACTCTGAATGGGCAGGTTGTCTTCCAAGACCTGTTCTTGGAGAAGTTTGGCTCGTTGAAGCGCATGATCAAAGATCCCACAGTTGGGCAGATCTGGATCCACACGGAGAAAGTTGTATTCCGCTACCACGTACAACGGGAATCAAGAGATGTGTGGAAGATGTACATGAACATTAACAAGTTTGATCTGGCCAAAGAGTACTGCAAAGACCGTCCTGAGTGCCTGGATATTGTGTTGGCAAGAGAGGCAGAACACTCCTTCCAAAACAAGAGGTACCTCGATAGTGCCAAGTGTTATGCACTGACCCAGAACTACTTTGAAGAGATTGCCCTTAAGTTCATTGAAGCCAAGCAGGAGGAGGCATTGATGGAGTTTCTGCTCAAGAAACTGGCCAGCTTAAAGTCCTCTGAAAAGACCCAGACAACTTTGCTGACCACCTGGTTAACAGAGCTCTACTTGAATCGGCTAGGTGCTCTGGAAGGGGACACCTCGAAAAGGAATCTCTACGAGGAGACTCGGGAGAAGTTCTGCAGCTTCCTGAGTAGCCCCAGAAACAAAGAGTGCCTGTTCAATAACCGAGCATCCATTTATGAGTTGCTAGCAAGCCATGGGGACACAGAACACATGGTCTATTTTTCAGTTATTATGCAGGACTATGAGAGAGTGGTAGCCCATCACTGCCAGCATGATGACTATGATGAAGCCCTAACTGTCCTTACCAGACACAGAGATGAGAAGCTCTTTTACAAGTTCTCTCCGGTCCTGATCCAGCACATCCCCAAGAAGGTGGTTGATGCTTGGATCTCTATGAGCACGAAACTGGATGCCAGGAAGCTCATACCTGCCCTCGTCAACTACAGCCAAAGTGGGAGCACCCAACAGATCAGTGAAGCTATTCGATACATggaattctgtgtgtgtgagcTGGAGGAAACGGAGCAAGCCATTCACAACTACCTGTTGTCCCTCTATGCTTTGTGTCGGCCAGACTCGCTGCTATCATACCTCGAACAAGCAGGAACCAACCCTAACAGGATCCACTATGACCTGAAGTATGCGCTTCGGCTGTGTGCGGAGCATGGACACCACCGAGCCTGTGTCCATGTTTACAAAGTGATGGAGTTATATGAGGAAGCAGTGGATCTAGCCCTGCAG GTGGATGTGGATTTAGCAAAGTCCTGTGCAGACCTCCCTGAAGAGGATGAGGAACTCCGGAAGAAGCTCTGGTTGAAAATTGCTCGCCACGTGGTCCAGGAAGAGAAGGATGTCAAGAAGGCCATGGCCTGCCTTTCTAGCTGCAACCTATTAAAGATTGAAGATGTCCTGCCCTTCTTCCCCGACTTTGTCACCATCGACCATTTCAAGGAGGCTATTTGCAATTCTCTGGAGGACTACAACAGGCACATTGAGGAGCtgaagagagagatggaggaagCTACACAGAGTGCCAAGAGAATCCGGGAGGACATCCAGGAGATGAGAAACAAATATGGCTCTGTGGAGCCTCAGGAAAAGTGTGCAGCCTGTGACTTTCCACTCCTAAACCGCCCTTTCTATCTTTTTCTTTGCGGCCACATGTTCCACTATGACTGTCTGTTCCAGGCAGTTTTTCCAAACCTGCCTGCCTACAAGCAAGCTAAGCTAGAAGACCTTCAGAAGAAGCTGGGAGCCACAAGCCAGCCCTCCAAAGCCCATCATCGTCCCAAGGACACAGATGCCACTAGCTTGGGGAAGGGACAGCAGAGTCGGGAACAGATCAAGGCAGACATCGATGATATTGTGGCAGCTGAATGTGTGTACTGTGGGGAGCTGATGATCCGGTCCATTGACAAGCCTTTCATTGACCCACAAAAGTATGAAGAGGAGAGGCAAAGTTGGCTGTAG